The Punica granatum isolate Tunisia-2019 chromosome 4, ASM765513v2, whole genome shotgun sequence sequence TATATGTTGAGTTGGACTTGGACTCATCCTCTTCAACGCCACCTAGGAAACTGGCTCATCAGAATATTTATGCCTTTTTTCTGTTGCTAAAATTATCTAATTTGAATGCAGGCATTGGAAAGTTTCTTGCTGAGGTGCCCTCGAGATATTTCTTCATATTGTGATGAAATTCTTAATCTCACCCTTGAATATCTAAGTTACGATCCAAACTTCACTGATACAATGGAGGAAGATAGTGATGATGAAAATtatgaggaagaggaggatgaGTAcgtatttttgtcttttttagGCTTGATCCATAGCTGATGCATTCATGTGTTAATGGCTCTAATATTTTGGTTGTTCAGGGAAAGTGCTGATGAATATACAGATGATGAGGATGCCAGCTGGAAAGTTAGAAGAGCTGCAGCTAAATGCTTGGCAGCTTTAATTGTTTCCCGTCCTGAGATGCTCTCCAAGCTCTATGTGGAGGTTTGTTTGAGAAAGATGTTATTTATCACTCTTCCGCCGCTCTATCATGTATCTCAAGAGGTTGAGTTTTAAGTGTTGTGTTTTCCATGGACAATTATATTGTGGTGCAGGCCTGTCCGAAGTTGATTGATAGGTTTaaagaaagggaagaaaatgTGAAAGTAAGTTAGGGCCTAagagttatttatttattttctgaaaaattttggatttcatATCTTGCTCCTGTGCAGATGGATGTGTTCAATACATTTATTGAGTTACTTCGTCAGACCGGAAATGTGACAAAAGGGCAGATTGATGTAAATGAACTAAGGCAAGTACTTCCCCCCAatgcttcaatttttttgtagATCAATTCACGAAAGTTGAGATAAGTAGTCTTAAAAGAGGGAAAAAGTACTTGGCCTGAGAGTAATCCTTCTCGGTATAACTTTCGATACATGAATAAAAATACGGGATTACTAGTACTACACAGTCCTTGCCTGCTTTGACTTttaggtttttcttttttcattacCATAACAATCCAGTCCTTTACATTTACATTTGCATGTGTCGGCTTTTGTTCATGGGCATTGGTCCTTTGCCATGTGTTGCAGTCCAAGATGGTTGTTGAAGCAGGAAGTACCCAAGATTGTTAGATCTATAAATAGGCAGCTGCGTGAAAAATCGATCAAGACAAAGGTGAGGAACTctctgattttattttatttatttttatctttcccCTGAAAAGCTTAAATCACTGTTTAACTTATGGACATAATGCAGGTTGGTGCATTCACTGTCCTGAAAGAACTTGTAGGTGTCTTACCAGATTGCCTTGCTGATCATATTGGAGCACTTATTCCTGGCATTGAAAAAGCTTTAAGTGTAAGTAACTCTTAATGATGTTTTTTaggttttctaatttttctttttccctgtTGGTGAGAGTTTCTCTGGGAAGGCCTTTGATTTTATTCTCTGATGTGGTCCCTAAGTGCTTCCTTGGCATTTCATCTTTATTATTTCCTCCCACAGGATAAATCGGCTACATCGAATTTGAAGATTGAAGCTTTGATATTTACGAGATTAGTATTAGCTTCACATTCACCCTCTGTGTTTCACCCATACATCAAGGTAGCtcagtgatttttttttaattgattgcAACCAACATGGTTGTTTATCTCTATTATGTACTGCAAAGATCTGAAATTAGTTGTTTAACTTATCcaatggaaaaaataaaaaaacaagtTTTAAGATGTTAAAAGCACAGTGCATCTTTGCCATAATTAAAGATATGAGGAAGGGCCCAACAGAGCCACTCTTTAGATACAGTTAACTTGGGAGAACACACATTTCTACCATAGGCTTTGAAATAGTTACATCATTCTGATGGAATATATTCTTTTGAGGGGGGGAAAGAACTCATGCAATTTAATAGCACAAGAGATGCTGCACTGCCATCTATGGTGCAATTCTATcctatttatattctttaAGAGATCTAATAATTTGTAGGATGAGTATCACTTGCACCTGACTTTTAAATAATGTTTTTGCAGGCTCTTTCTAGTCCTGTTTTATCTGCTGTTGGTGAGAGATACTACAAAGTGACGGCCGAGGCACTGCGTGTTTGTGGAGAACTTGTCCGGGTTGTACGTCCCAATATTGAGGTGAGGCAGATTGTAGGGTCCAGTTGGTTTTGTTTCTCCATTGATAAACACAGGAAATGGGGCAAGAATGGTTCGATTACCCTTCAAAAGATCTCTTAATGAAGCTATTGGAACTTTCCTTTAATTTACAAAAAACTATTGAAGACAAACACGTTTTAAATGCACTTTTCCGAAAAGAATTATCGCGTAAACTGATCACCACATAATGTCGTGACTTTTGTAATTAAGAGGCTTTTATGCAGGTTTACGGTTTTGATTTCAAGCCCTATGTTCGTCCAATATACAATGCCATCATGTCACGTCTGACAAACCAGGATCAGGATCAGGTAAGTGCATTTTTATGGAGGGCATTTTCTTCGGGTTGTATAGCTTTCTCTGATTGGTCTCCGTTTTCAGGAAGTCAAGGAGTGTGCAATTTCTTGCATGGGACTTGTGATATCAACTTTCGGTGATAACCTTAGAGAGGAACTGCCTGCGTGCCTTCCCGTTCTCGTGGATCGGATGGGAAATGAGATAACACGACTTACAGCTGTCAAggttttctttcttattattAAAGTATCGGTTTATATGGATTCTTGTAAAGCAGCGTGTTCTTCCTCTTGATGCCTCTTCTTTGTGCATTGactttgatttttcatacatCACCATAGGATATATAGATGCAATGGCAGGCTTCTTATCTGTAGTTTTCTTCTCTTACAAGTCAACTTTTTGGGTTGCTTCGCATCCCCATTGCCTCTTTCCTGCTTTACCAGCAAAATCTTCCATTACAGCTTCCCAGCTAGAATGATTTTTGACTCTTATATGACTGATTTTTATGCCAGGCATTTGCTGTAATTGCCACTTCACCTCTGAAGGTTGATCTATCATGTGTTTTGGAACATGTTATTGTGGAGCTGACTGCATTTCTCCGGAAGGTTTGGGAGTCATAATTCTGATTTGCATCTTGAACAAATAGATCTCACTGGCAGCTTTACCGTGAGGTTCTGATCTTATTTCTTGGTGCTGGTCAGGCAAATAGGGCACTAAGACAGGCGACATtggggacactaaactcctTGATAGTTGCTTACGGTGATAAAATTGGTTCATCCACTTACGAAACTATCATTGTGGAACTTTCATCTTTGATAAGGTATTTTCATTGAAATTTCTCTTTACTCCTTGCTCCGAGTCTTTTGATGACTGGTGCCATATTTCTATGAACGACTTACATGTACTGTGCATGTATTCAGTGATTTGGACTTGCATATGACTGCTCTTGCCTTGGAACTATGCTGCACTCTGATGGCTGACAAAAGGTCAAGCAAAAATATTGGCATGGCTGTTACAAATAAAGTTCTTCCTCAGGCTCTGACATTAGTCAAAAGTTCATTGTTACAGGGGCAAGCCCTCCTGGTGATTCTCTTTTCTCGTCActcagttttttttctttttctttttcacttcCAATGTTCCTGAGCTATAATTCTTCCTTAATTGGACATTTGCAGGCGCTGCAAAACTTTTTCGCTACACTAGTATATTCTTCAAATACCAGTTTTGATGCTTTACTGGAATCTCTGCTTTCAAGTGTTAAGTCTTCAGCATCAAGTGGTATAGTGAAACAGGCATTGTATTCCATTGCCCAATGTGTGGCTGTCCTTTGCCTTGCTGCTGGTGATCAGAAATGTTCATCTACTGTCAAAATGCTCACAGAAATTCTGAAAGATGGCAACAACAGCATTTCGGTGCGTAtgtctttctttattttatcatgAATCATTTTTCTGCATCTGCTTCATTAGCACATGAAAAGGACGAATCATTCCTGTTATGTCATGAAATGAGATTATGAAAGAAGGCTTGCTAAATTctgcttttatttttctctccaAGTAATGATTTTACTTATGAAGCTGCACCTTGAATTTGTGTTGCTATGTGACAGCCATGTGATGTCACTGTGGTGGTTTTTGAGATTTTGACATGGCTTTTCAACATAACCTTTAGGCCAAGCAGCACCTTGCTTTGATTTGCTTGGGGGAGATCGGAAGAAGGAAGGATCTGAGCTCGCACACACAGATAGAGAGTATAGTCATAGAGTCTTTCCAATCTCCTTTTGAAGAAATAAAGTCTGCTGCTTCTTATGCTCTCGGGAATATAGCTGTGGGCAATCTATCAAAGTACTTGCCCTTCATCTTGGATCAAATCGATAATCAGCAGAAGAAGCAGTATCTGCTGCTTCATTCTTTGAAGGAGGTCTGTTCCTTTCAACAAGAATTTCTTTTGCAGCTATGTGATATTGCAACCTCATATCGTTTACTTTGATATTCAGGTCATCGTGAGGCAATCTGTTGATAAGGCAGAGTTTGACGATGCTAGCGTCGAAAAGATACTTAAATTGCTGTTCAACCACTGCGAAAGTGAGGAAGAGGGAGTTCGAAATGTTGTCGCTGAATGTCTGGGAAAAATTGCGCTTATAGAACCCGTGAAACTTGTTCCTGCTCTCAAGGTATTTGATCGTCTATATGCATGGGACTATTAGAACTGTGATTGGATTTGATGGGGctgaataattataaatatttctgCTCCTACTCTTCATAGGTGCGAACAAATAGTCCTGCTGGATTCACCAGAGCCACTGTTGTCACTGCAGTGAAGTATGCTATGGTAGAGCGGCCAGAAAAAATAGATGAGATCGTATATCCTGAGATCTCATCCTTCCTGATGCTTATTAAGGACCAAGACAGGGTAGGATAAATTTCTCTGACAATTTGTACCTGATCACTTACCGTGTTTTCAATTGATTCTTATCTAATTTCCTGATTTTGTTCTTTTGCTCTCTGCAAacattttttctaaatttatctTCTTTTCATGCTGTGAAGCATGTTAGGCGGGCGGCTGTTTTGGCCTTAAGTACAGCTGGTCATAACAAGCCCAACCTTATTAAAGGGCTACTTCCTGAACTGTTGCCACTTCTTTATGATCAGACAATTGTTAAAGTAAGTTAATTCGTTGCATTGTACTAATTATAcatgttaaaaaattttagtgCGCAACTGCCGGATATCATTCCACTTGCTGAAGAATGGCTTGCATTGGCTTTTGTCTTTCTTCACATGGTTTCCTGCATTTATGTGCAGCAAGAATTGATCAGAACTGTCGATCTTGGCCCTTTCAAGCATGTCGTGGATGATGGCCTCGAGTTGCGAAAAGCAGCTTTTGAATGTGTAGATACATTGCTGGACACTTGTCTTGATCAAGTCAATCCATCATCTTTCATTGTTCCTTACCTTAGATCTGGTTTAGATGGTGAGAACCCTATAGTCTACACTTGCTTAGAACTGTTAATCTCGGTAATGTTGGAACTTTGATTTCAATGTTTAGCATTTCAGGTATACCTTCTTGCAACTGACCAATCTTTTAATCTACTATTTGATTCTGTACAGATCACTATGACGTGAAGATGCCTTGTCATCTCATTCTGTCGAAACTTGCAGATAAATGTCCTGCTGCAGTTTTGGCAGGtctgttttcttttattttcacatCCATCACGTTTCCATGTGCTAATATTCAAAAATCTGACCCAAGCACCCCATATTTTCAGTCTTGGATTCTTTGGTGGATCCTCTCCAGAAGACTATCAACTTTAAGCCAAAGCAAGATGCTGTCAAGCAAGAAGTAGATCGTAATGAGGACATGATAAGGAGCGCCCTTCGAGCTATTGCATCCTTGAATCGGATAAGGTACGACTCTGGCAGAGTGAACAAATCGCTAATTTTCTTCTCTCCCCTAATTCACCAACTTTGGTGCACATTTTATAGCTGTTTTATGTGGTGTTACAGCGGAGGAGATTGCAGTATAAAGTTCAAGAACCTAATGGCTGAAATACTGAAGAACCCGGGATTGTCCTCTACATACCAGTCGATACGCAACGAGTAATCAGCTTGTTCTGATCCGTGCCATTGAAGCGTATTTATTTTGAAGCTCTCCTGTCGCAGAGAAAGAAAGGGGAAGGTGGAAGAGAAG is a genomic window containing:
- the LOC116204821 gene encoding cullin-associated NEDD8-dissociated protein 1; protein product: MANLQMTGILEKMTGKDKDYRYMATSDLLNELNREGFKADAGLEIKLSNIVLQQLDDAAGDVSGLAVKCLGPLVKKVSEARVAEMTDRLCDKLLNGKDQHRDIASIALRTIISEISSIPLAQSVLVSLTPQLIKGIIGQGMSTEIKCESLDILCDVLHKFASLTAKDHEHLLSALLSQLNSPQASVRKKTVSCIASLASSLSDDLLARVTVEVVQNLRNKSMKPEMTRTNIQMVGALSRAVGYRFGPHLGDTVPLLIGYCTSASENDEELREYSLQALESFLLRCPRDISSYCDEILNLTLEYLSYDPNFTDTMEEDSDDENYEEEEDEESADEYTDDEDASWKVRRAAAKCLAALIVSRPEMLSKLYVEACPKLIDRFKEREENVKMDVFNTFIELLRQTGNVTKGQIDVNELSPRWLLKQEVPKIVRSINRQLREKSIKTKVGAFTVLKELVGVLPDCLADHIGALIPGIEKALSDKSATSNLKIEALIFTRLVLASHSPSVFHPYIKALSSPVLSAVGERYYKVTAEALRVCGELVRVVRPNIEVYGFDFKPYVRPIYNAIMSRLTNQDQDQEVKECAISCMGLVISTFGDNLREELPACLPVLVDRMGNEITRLTAVKAFAVIATSPLKVDLSCVLEHVIVELTAFLRKANRALRQATLGTLNSLIVAYGDKIGSSTYETIIVELSSLISDLDLHMTALALELCCTLMADKRSSKNIGMAVTNKVLPQALTLVKSSLLQGQALLALQNFFATLVYSSNTSFDALLESLLSSVKSSASSGIVKQALYSIAQCVAVLCLAAGDQKCSSTVKMLTEILKDGNNSISAKQHLALICLGEIGRRKDLSSHTQIESIVIESFQSPFEEIKSAASYALGNIAVGNLSKYLPFILDQIDNQQKKQYLLLHSLKEVIVRQSVDKAEFDDASVEKILKLLFNHCESEEEGVRNVVAECLGKIALIEPVKLVPALKVRTNSPAGFTRATVVTAVKYAMVERPEKIDEIVYPEISSFLMLIKDQDRHVRRAAVLALSTAGHNKPNLIKGLLPELLPLLYDQTIVKQELIRTVDLGPFKHVVDDGLELRKAAFECVDTLLDTCLDQVNPSSFIVPYLRSGLDDHYDVKMPCHLILSKLADKCPAAVLAVLDSLVDPLQKTINFKPKQDAVKQEVDRNEDMIRSALRAIASLNRISGGDCSIKFKNLMAEILKNPGLSSTYQSIRNE